The window GGGAAAGACGCGATTGCGATGTGCCAGAGCAACGCCGCAAAATTGGCTCAGGAAATCGAAGCATGGCTGCTAGTCGCGACTAGCACCGACCATGACCAGCGCATCACAGCTTCGACCATCGCCTGACCTGCAACATTTACACATCACTATTCAAACATCATTTCCAAAGGAGTTTTACATGAGCACTGAACAGAAAGTTGCTGTGATTACTGGCGCATCGCAGGGCATCGGTGCAGCCCTAGTTAAGGCATACCGCGATCGCAACTATCGGGTGATTGCGATCTCACGCTCAATTCAGCCATCAAACGATGATGAGATTCTCTCAGTGTCAGGTGACATCGCGGATCGAAAAACTGCCGAGCGTGCAATCATCGAAGGCGTGACCCGATTTGGGCGCATTGACACACTGGTCAACAACGCTGGCATCTTCATTGCCAAGCCGTTCACCGAGTACACCGAGGCAGACTACGCAGCTTACCTGGGTACCAACATCACTGGATTCTTTCACATGACGCAACTCGCGATCGCCGAGATGGAGAAGCAGGGTAGCGGTCATGTTGTGCAGATCTCAACGAGTCTGGTTGACAACCCGATCGCTGGCGTACCCTCTGTACTCGCATCACTGACGAAGGGTGGACTGAATGCTGCGACCCGATCACTGGCGATCGAGTATGCCAAGCGCGGTATCCGGGTGAACGCGATCGCGTTGGGTAACATCAAGACGCCAATGCATCCTGCCGAGACCCATGCACAGCTCGCTGCCATGCACCCAATCGATCGGATGGGCGAAATCTCTGACATCGTTGATGCGATCCTCTACCTCGAATCTGCCAACTTTGTAACGGGCGAAATCCTTCACGTGGATGGTGGTCAGAGTGCGGGGCATTAGAGGCATGATCTACGAATTACGCATTTATCACTCCATGCCCGGACGACTACCCGCGCTGCTGTCGCGCTTCCAGAATCACACGTTACAGATTTGGGAAAAGCATGGCATCCGTCAGGCTGGATTCTGGACAACGCTAATCGGCGAGAGCGAGAGTAACCAGCTTACCTACCTGCTTGCCTGGGACAGTGTAGCTGAGCGTGAGGAGCGCTGGAACGCATTTCTCGCTGACCCTGAATGGATTGCGACCAAGGCCGAAAGCGAGAAGAACGGTCCCCTCGTGCAGAACATCCGCAACGAGTTGCTAGCACCGACCACCTTTTCCTCGGTGAAGTAAGTGGTAGGGCGATTGACGAGCAAGCTCATCAATCTAAAAAGAGAATGCACTATTTTTTCTGCTCACTTACTTACATCATCGGTCGAGAACTAGTCATGAAACTGAACCAAGATTCAACTCAAGACACCATTGTCGATACAGGCTGTTCTGATGCCTCTGCAAACCTGTATCAAGCGGTTAGCTGTAGTTTTTACGACGAGCT of the Trichocoleus sp. FACHB-46 genome contains:
- a CDS encoding SDR family NAD(P)-dependent oxidoreductase, whose protein sequence is MSTEQKVAVITGASQGIGAALVKAYRDRNYRVIAISRSIQPSNDDEILSVSGDIADRKTAERAIIEGVTRFGRIDTLVNNAGIFIAKPFTEYTEADYAAYLGTNITGFFHMTQLAIAEMEKQGSGHVVQISTSLVDNPIAGVPSVLASLTKGGLNAATRSLAIEYAKRGIRVNAIALGNIKTPMHPAETHAQLAAMHPIDRMGEISDIVDAILYLESANFVTGEILHVDGGQSAGH
- a CDS encoding NIPSNAP family protein, coding for MIYELRIYHSMPGRLPALLSRFQNHTLQIWEKHGIRQAGFWTTLIGESESNQLTYLLAWDSVAEREERWNAFLADPEWIATKAESEKNGPLVQNIRNELLAPTTFSSVK